The genomic window tgaattaaataATTACGAAATATATATAACTTTGCAGCACACAGCATCGACCGAAATCACAAAAACGATGATGACAAGGCAGCGACGGTGCAACAACTAATGAAAACGAATACGACTCAGCTGACGTACGTACGACGACGGAAACACTGTAACACAGAGTTGCATCCGCCGGTGAAATTGGTGCGCAAAGTAATTCTAATAAGAATATTAATTTTTCTAAGCAAACGCACAAGGAAACGGAAATATTTGATAATGGCATATCATCCTCTCAAGTTCGAAGAAATTTATTGCTACTTTAAACTTCTTTAACTCGAAAATAAAAATGAGGTTagattaggtggtagctgccctaataaggggagctcacttggacaacatgaaggtccgttgtgataccatatgcaataaaataacggtaacatagatataactacttagagaatcgttgggtagcaacgataaagctccgaatgataccgatctcaactttggataaatcctcgggagatccaagtgagtcgcgaccgaagtactttcgcctagttctgggaAAAGCTGGGCACTGAAGCATAAAgtaatttggtgattccacctcatcatcctccatgcaGATGCAGCagaatggagtttccagtatattgagacgtaccgcatggatgcccatgggacagtgccctgtcagaaccccaatgaccattgataggagAGCCTTAGTGAACAcgattatttcagcagacctcctgccatccactttcggccagaaagattttgCTACCCTGCCAGACGTGGTGTCCAttcaacgtttgctgagctgactcgaggcccagctatggaggagcaatccacaggtggccagcggaatcccgaaatccctacagccataatcatccggttcaattgtaccgatgcgggctaagagatacgcttgacagttacccgtgATATCATTATGGCCCGATACCCCAATAATcttaattcgatgcaatcgcatgCGAGCTCAGGCACtaccagaccaccctcgatcgcactgtagttgagctcaatgcCTTGAtatccgcttggctatcagagtagatgttaaattccctaacggTATTATCACTgcatagcatttcatccaccgcatccttaatcgcagcaacttccgcttggaatacactgcagtgatcagccaacttaaacttgcggcttacatttagctcttgacaaaagacctccCCCCCCTcccccaacctttccgtccaacttcgacccatccgtgaacaagttaaccggtcccatgccccagataattcctcttccgcACCCCTCTCTCAGTGGAATTTCTGGGGTGAacgtgaataaaaaaataaaaattaatgcaTTGAGATTGTAAAATCAGAATTTTGACTTAGGTTAAGAACTGGACCGTCTGTAAAGACTCTACAACGACCAATTAAGTGTGAagggcatatgctgatgacattgattaattctgcttactccaaactggaaaaagaagcgttaAAAATgggcttgatggtgaatgaggacaaaaagcagtaccttctgtcatcgagcaaagagtcagcgcatatgcgctttggcaaccgcaccactgttggcagccataatttcgaaatagtaaaagacttcgttcatttgggaaccagcattaacactaaaaACATcaccagctctgaaatccagcgaagaatcactcttaccaataaatgctactttggactaggtaggcaattgaaaagtaaagtcctctctcggcaaacgaaaatcatactctacaagtcacttatcgtacccgtcctgatatatggtgcagaaacatggaccatgacaacatcaaatgaagcggctctgggagtgttcgagagaaaaattcttcgaaagatttatggacatctacgcgttCACGATGGTGAGTACCAAAAAAGATTTAATGCTgatctgtacgagctatacgcagacatcaacatagtccagcgaattaatatGCTGTGGCTGCCCTAGGccctgttatgcgaatgaatgatgacgctccggctaagaaagtgtttctatcggaacccgcctgtggaagcagaggaagagggcggccacaatccgctggaaggaccaggtggaaagtgatttaaactcccttggtgtgaccaattggcgccagttggcagagataAGAAGCGACGGGAGCACCtagttgaacggccataaccgtttaaaaggttaaACCCAAATTATGTAAATAAGTAAGTTTACATATGTATAACTTCGATCTCTCTTCTCTACAAGAAACTTTGACCTTGTGCCCTTTTCATAAGAGGCCTAATTTTTAAGCATATGGCGCCAGAAAACAATGCCCTCTTAGTACGTCCCTCATATCCCCAACGTATTAGTACTTTTAGAATATAcccggcccccactccgctgaaaggaccaggtggacaacgatttaaattcccttggttgGACAGCCATAATcggctaagcgccaatttagGAGCCgattaaaatacccaaatgattcaggGGTTGTGTAgtacaaccctttcaaggggattTCAGCGTTATTTATAGCTCCTCCagcccatttgtcaacctcacccaccctACCTCTCTCTTTAGCTGCTAagggctctgacgaccccaagtccCTCATGGATGGCTggcgggatagcctagaaggttcagCTTGGTCATATTAAATACTAAGGTATTGccattcaaccccagtaaattGGAGCTAGTTCATTTAAGAGGCAATAGAAGATCCTTAATTTCGAGCCTTCTCGATTGGGAGAATATGGCGGGCTTTATGACAGGGTCAAATATCAAGGAATTATACTGAAAAGGAAGCAGCACCGGAAATTCTATGTAGTTGAGAGGGCTGCGaaggcctgttgttgttgttgtagcagagcttcgccccatccaataggtgcgaccgatcacaaattggcatcaatgtcctctaacgggagtccaaggaaacttgcagtttcaacaggggtggaccataatgaaaggggtgttagcgttggttccacattacaattaaagagacggTTGGTGACATGTAGGGacgcattgcaagcggggcatacattttgtatatcggggttgattctggagatgtaagagtttaacctgttacattatccagatcgaagttgagctagagtgactcgcgttttcctggggagtatgcgttcctcttccgctagttttgggtactgttctttgagtactggattcaccgggcaattcgcggcatgaaggtccgacgcctgtttgtggagttcgctgaggacctgcttgtgttttttggcttcatacggctgagtgctGCGAAGGCCTCGGTTGTCTTTGTATTTCTGTGGGGCGGTCATCGGCAAATGTGGATCATCTCGCCAAGGGTTGTACACTAGCTTTACGAGAGGGTAGTTAAGTCGATGCTACTCTATGGGGTACTGGTCTTGATTAATAGAAGTGGCAGTTAAGGCTTTGAGTTCTAGTGCTTAGCGATCGAAGAAGTTACAATCATCTGAGTTTCGGAGTATAGTAACATCCCGGGTATCTCTCACGTGGCTCGATAGGGCGCTATGGCTTGTGATATTCCCTTGTACAGATGGTGCTCGAGCAAAGGAAACGCTTTGGATGCACGGAAGTGGATGCATCCGGTCAAGTACATGCGATACATTtcaatatatatagatatttctGATGAGGACGGTGATCAGATGGAATCATCGGGTCAGACGTTAGGAGGATTTAGCCAGCGTATCTCTACGTCAGTCATATTCGGAACTACTTCGTCACTATGTAGCTATTCTATAAGTTTTCAACGGCTTCCACGTAGTCCAATTGAGCTTCTTTTCCTACCGGAGCTGCTAAGGGTTACTACCCTCTGGCAGTGTGTAATAGCTTTAATGTTAAGCTTGTAAGTAGGCATAGACATGCTTCAGTGCGGAATGTATTATTGTTGACACCTACTGGGTGCGGCAGGGGAAGGACGAGACTAATGAGAAGTGAAGAAGGTCATTATTCCATTTCAATACAACAAAGTAAATTAtgttatacaacaacattctgcttaagataaaagaaaaaaatttttccagatttttatattttgtcataccgatataaatttatttaacaaaatatgtTTTTCAAACTTATAAACTTAATATGTATTTAACTTAGTCCACTTTTCGCTAACAGCCCACAGCCATTTTGCTAAAGAATCATCTAAAGCGGCTGGAGCTACGTCTTTCAAATTACAATCACTAAAATATTTTCCAGATACATTCGCTAATTCTGGATCTAAGGCAGCATACAGAGTAGTTTGGGCCCCATTCAGCGGTGATTTGATGAAGGGCCAAACCAACGGCTtaataaatatgctaaaattgttcacagaaaaataaaagagaaaacatacaaaaaacttctaaaaaaaattaattgaataagTTTACCTTGCAAAAAAACTATTAAAGAAACCCATGTGACGGATAATTTCCGTATCGACCACGCCAGGATGCAGAGCATTTGCTGTAACGCCCGTACCTGTAAGAAGtaaataacaaaatacaaaatttgtaTATAGACGTTCATTATTGTTTCGCATTTAGTAAAGTTATTGTTGCTTAGAGATTTCAGCTATCAGAAAATCAGCTCGAACTACTGttgttttcgcctcgcgaaacctggcattatcaccgactaaatcctccgcgaccttatttacaacgtggacgtcccaaatgtcgaccattttgaacatccacgtcaatggtactacgctatcgactgtcctacaccccaaaatcttgggtgtgacgtttaatcaggatccacattttggtgagcatgcaggcgcaattgtaccgaaaatccagagccgtaataaaatcatcaaatcccttgctggcagtacttggggaaaagacaaagaaacgctcagtaccacatacaaagcaattggcgcgccgattgcatgctacgcgtcccctatatgccaagcctaaaaactactcactggaagaagctacaggcctaccaaaatactgctctcagaaccgccacgggctgtcttcttatgtccccagaacaccatataaataatgaggcgagaatactcccccgcaagggagagaaatgagatgctaaccaaacagttcctgttaaatacccagaaatctgTGCATCCCAACagccattgttgttgttgttgttgtagcgataaggctgctccccgaaggctttggggagtattatcgatgtgatggtcctttgccggatatagatccagtacgctccggtaccatagcaccattaaggcgctaacccgaccatctcgggaacgatttatgtggccacattaaaccttcaggccattccctccctgcGCActctcaagttccatgaggagcttggggtcgccagagcctcgtctgttagtgaaacacgattcgccgcggataggtgaggttgacaattgggtttgaagaagctatatattgcgctggcaacctgtagggttgctctacacagccccttgaatctggtattttagtcgcctcttacgacaggcatacctaccgcgggtatattctgatcccctaactggggacccaacagacatctgattgatgagccaacaccgcctaggggcttgagGAGtcttctccgtaagcattatgaggaagtacggcacctgagaattcaGCCCTATGaaaccaaaaaacacaagcaggtcctcagcgaactccacaaacaggcgtcggacctttatgccagaaattgcccggtgaatccagtactcaaagagcagtactcaaaacttgcggaagaggaatgcatactccccagggaaacgcgagtcactccagctcaacttcgttctggatactgtaacaggctaaactctcacctatccagaatcaaccccgacatacaaaatgtatgccccgcttgcaatgtgtccccacatgactccaaccgtctctttaattgtaatgtggaaccaacgcctctaatacccctttcattatggtccgcctctgttgaaacagcaagtttccttggactcccgttagaggatattgatgacaatttgtgattgctcGTACTTATTAGGTCGGGCGgcgcactgctataacaacaacaactgttgtAATACTCTTACCCTTTTGAATAGTACTGGGACTCAGCCTTATTCAATTACCTTCTAAACGTCTCGCCAGCTCACGTGTAAACAGTACATTCGCCAATTTACTTTGATTATAAGCTGCTCCAGGATCGTACGAGTTATCGCTATTCAAATCGGCTATATTAATTTCACCGCGGTTATGCGCCATACTAGAAACAGTTACAATGCGACTCGGCGCTGACTTCTggaaaaaaagattaaaaatttaaatataattgatTTGTATATCCACCAAATCCTTGATCTTCTAAATTACCTTGAGTAAGTCCAATAATAAGTTAGTAAGTAAAAAATGGCCCATATGATTAACGCCCAACTGCATTTCGAAACCGTCTTTTGTAAGCGAACGCGGACAGCGCATCACTCCAGCATTATTGATAAGTATATCCAAACGTTCCTGTTCTTGTTTAAAACTGTTAAGGGGCGTAATTAGTTAAAAGTtctatacaaaacaatgtaatAGAGTGCGGTTATAGTTATAGGTAGGAATACAATTACATTATCGCTACTATActcaattttaattttacatCTTTCTGCATTCACCCTGCAGAGGGTTGAAGAAGCTAACACGTAGACAGATGCTGAATAAGGATCTGGCAGCAGTGTCTCAGAATTTCGATTTCATATTTAGAAAgttccaattcatattcagaagtTCCATTTAGCTTTTGAAAGGTCGAGTGCGGAAGCCATTTTGATGGGTGGCTAGGTGAGGAttcgccgttgttgttgttgttgttgttgtagcgataaggttgctcctcgaaggctttggggagtgttatcgatgtgatggccctttgccggatacaaatccggtacgctccggtaccatagcaccattaaggcgctaaccctaccatctcgggaacgatttatgtggccacattaaaccttcaggccattccctccctccctacccccaagttccatgaggagcttggggtcgccaaagcctcgtctgttagtgaaactggattcgccgcggataggtgaggttgacaattgggtttggagaagctatatattgcgctggcaacctaaaaggttgcgctacacaaccccttgaatctggtattttagtcgcctcttacgatatgcatacctaccgcgggtatattctaatgaGGCAGCAGGACGGTTGCAaatgtctttgctactggcgaaaggagtgatatcggtcgatatgactcttCTTTGTTAGTTGgattaccaggctttagtagtggaattgtccttgccattttccattgttcgggaatgacaaaggacttcaACGACAGGTTGAAAACTTGCGTTGGTAGTATATTCCCTCAGCCAAGGTTTTTTAGCATTGGTatggctattccgtctgggcctattTATTTAGAGGGCTTAGTCTTTCAGATTGGTGCTTCAACCTCTGTGAGGGTGATGGTAATGTGTGACACATAATGGGTGACAcagtgtttgtgtttatgtgccggtctgtttgcacgacgtctggTCCTGTCTACTGAAGGATGCATTATAAATTATCGGCAAAAAGGCGCTCACAAATTTCTTCGAATCCATTGGTTTTATCGCCgaaagcgaataaaaacccaagcgttcgttggctaggtcatgttaagcggatggacgaagacgctccggccaagaaagtacttcagccgacactgcagtttggaagcagtttGAACTCCCTTGGGGGTCTAGATTGGGGTCAGTTATCGTGACTTGTTGTACTACTTGTGACGTGTTGACTACGTACCTGTGAACAAATTTCCGTATAGACTCCATGGAAGCTAAATCACATTTACGGCAGTAGACATGTTTGTTATACGATGCTAGAACGATTTCTTCACGTGCCTAAACAAATGAAAACATATAAGCAATAAAGGAGATATACAATTCATTAAACATTGAAGGGAAGCTAGTTACCTCTTCGCATTTCTTCATATCCCGACAGGCCATATAAACAGTGGCTCCCCGCTTAGCTAACTCTCGAGCAGTCTCTTTGCCGATGCCCGTATTAGCGCCCGTTACAATCACTACTTTATTTTCAGCTTTTATTGGACTTTTGAATCTTTCACCTTGCATCAAGTCCCTCAAAAATGCGAC from Eurosta solidaginis isolate ZX-2024a chromosome 3, ASM4086904v1, whole genome shotgun sequence includes these protein-coding regions:
- the LOC137245162 gene encoding retinol dehydrogenase 13-like isoform X1; the encoded protein is MFSFLKNRVVFWCSLTGTTVGVAFFIKDLMQGERFKSPIKAENKVVIVTGANTGIGKETARELAKRGATVYMACRDMKKCEEAREEIVLASYNKHVYCRKCDLASMESIRKFVHSFKQEQERLDILINNAGVMRCPRSLTKDGFEMQLGVNHMGHFLLTNLLLDLLKKSAPSRIVTVSSMAHNRGEINIADLNSDNSYDPGAAYNQSKLANVLFTRELARRLEGTGVTANALHPGVVDTEIIRHMGFFNSFFASIFIKPLVWPFIKSPLNGAQTTLYAALDPELANVSGKYFSDCNLKDVAPAALDDSLAKWLWAVSEKWTKLNTY
- the LOC137245162 gene encoding retinol dehydrogenase 13-like isoform X2, which gives rise to MFSFLKNRVVFWCSLTGTTVGVAFFIKDLMQGERFKSPIKAENKVVIVTGANTGIGKETARELAKRGATVYMACRDMKKCEEAREEIVLASYNKHVYCRKCDLASMESIRKFVHSFKQEQERLDILINNAGVMRCPRSLTKDGFEMQLGVNHMGHFLLTNLLLDLLKSAPSRIVTVSSMAHNRGEINIADLNSDNSYDPGAAYNQSKLANVLFTRELARRLEGTGVTANALHPGVVDTEIIRHMGFFNSFFASIFIKPLVWPFIKSPLNGAQTTLYAALDPELANVSGKYFSDCNLKDVAPAALDDSLAKWLWAVSEKWTKLNTY